The genomic segment CCGCGCGGTATGCGCTTTCGTGTCGAGTTGCTGGAGGCGACTGCCCGCGGCTATTTGTGCGAGAACCATGGCTGCGCGTTACGTCTACCGGACCTCGGGCCGATCGGTAGCAATGGTCTGGCCAATCCACGTGATTTTCTCTCGCCGGTCGCGCACTTCGAAGAGCGCGACGAGCCCGTCCAGCTGGTGCAGAAATTCCTCGGCGAACTCTGGGCCACCGAGCTCGATCACTCTCCGCTGGACGTGGTCGCCTGGCATGGCAACAACGTGCCCTACAAGTACGATCTGCGCCGGTTCAACACAATCGGCACTGTCAGCTTCGACCACCCGGATCCGTCGATCTTCACCGTGCTGACCTCGCCCAGCGCCATCCACGGTATGGCCAACATCGACTTTGTGATCTTCCCGCCACGCTGGATGGTCGCGGAAAACACCTTCCGGCCGCCGTGGTTCCACCGCAACCTGATGAACGAATTCATGGGCCTGATCGATGGCGCCTACGACGCCAAGGCCGACGGTTTCTCGCCCGGTGGCGCCTCGCTGCACAACTGCATGAGCGCCCACGGCCCGGATCACGTGTCGACTGAACAGGCGATCTACGCCGAGCTCAAACCGCACAAGATCGATAACACCATGGCCTTCATGTTTGAGACCGGCCAGGTGCTTCGCCCCACACGCCAGGCGCTGGAAAGCCCGCAGCTGCAAAGCGACTACGACAGCTGCTGGGCCGGCCTGGGCAAGACCTTCAAGAATGAGAAATGACATGACCGCACAGACAGAACTTCTCAGCTGGGTCGAGTCGGCCAATGGCCATTCGGATTTTCCCCTCGCCAACCTGCCGCTGGGCGTGTTCAGCCCTGATGGCGGCGAGCCGCACGGTGGCGTCGCCATCGGCGATTTCATCTTCGACGTGAGGGCTGCCTGCGACGCTGGTTTGTTCGATGGCCAGGCACTGGACGCCGCGAAAGCGGCCAGCGGCGGCAGCCTCAATGCTTTCTTCGCGCTCGGTGCCTCGGCCCGCAAGGCATTGCGCCGTGCGCTGCTGGAACTGCTCGGCGAGGGCAGCGCGCAGCGTGAGCGTTTGGAAGGAATGGGCGAGTCGCTGCTGCTACCCATGAGCCAATGCCAGATGCATCTGCCGGCCAAGGTGGGCGATTACACAGACTTCTATGTCGGCATCCACCACGCCAACAACGTCGGCAAATTGTTCCGCCCGGATAACCCCTTGCTGCCGAACTACAAGTACGTACCCATCGCCTACCACGGGCGTGCCTCGACCATCGATGTGTCGGGCGTGACGGTCAAGCGCCCCAACGGCCAGACCTTGCCGCCGGGCGCTACCGAGCCGAGCTTCGGGCCGAGTAAACGGCTCGATTATGAGCTGGAACTGGGCATTTGGATCGGTCAGGGCAATGCGCGCGGTGAGTCGATTTCGATCGGTGAGGCGAGCAGCCACGTAGCCGGTTTCTGCCTGCTCAACGATTGGTCCGCGCGCGATCTGCAAGCCTGGGAATATCAGCCGCTGGGCCCGTTCCTGTCGAAGAGTTTTGCCACGACCGTGTCGCCCTGGGTAGTGACGCCCGAAGCACTGGAGCCGTTCCGCTGTGCGCAGCCGGCGCGGCCTGAAGGGGATCCGCAGCCATTGCCGTATCTCCACGACCAGCGCGACCAAGAGCAGGGCGCACTGGACATCGAACTGGAAGTGCTACTGCTGACCGAGACCATGCGCGCCAAGGGCCTGCCACCGCAGCGCATCGCCCTGAGCAGCACCCGAAACATGTACTGGACCGTGGCGCAGATGGTCGCCCACCACAGCGTCAATGGCTGCAGCCTGCAGCCGGGCGACCTGTTCGGCTCCGGCACCTTGTCCGGTCCCAGCGCCGATAGCCTCGGCAGCCTGCTGGAGATCACCCAGGGCGGCAAACAGCCGCTGGAATTGCCCAGCGGCGAAACGCGCACCTTCCTTGAGGATGGCGATGAGATCATTCTCAAGGCCCGTTGCCGACATGAGGGGCATGCCTCGATCGGCTTTGGCGAATGTCGTGGTCGGGTGTTGCCGGCTTCGCGCTAAGTCTGGTGATTAAAAAAAAGCCCGGGCTCGTACAGACAACCCGGGCTTTTTCATTCCGAAACAGCGAATCAAGGCACCTTGACGGTTTTCAGAGACAGTGGCGGCACCGGCTCGATTGCTGCGTTGCGCATCTGCTCGGCAAGCGCACCGGAGAATTGCTGCACGGCCGACCAGCGCATGTGAACCGCATCGACAAACGAAGTGGCTGGCGTATTCCAGTCCTTGTCGGCGTTCCAGAAGGTGCCGCCGGTGACGCTCAGGGTGTCCAGAATGCGCTTGTCAAAGTCGGCTAGAAATTTACCGTCCGGGTCGTATTTTTCCTTCCATTGCGGGTTCAGGGGGGTGGAGACAACCATCAACTGACGGCCTTCTTTCGCCAGGCGCGCGCCCATGTCGTGCAAAGCCTGGAAGCAGCTGGGGTCCAAGGCTTCCGGGGCGCCATACACCAGGTCACGGGTATTACTGGTTTCCAGAGGGCCATCACCAAAGCGGTTGAAGACCAGGGGGTCCCATTCGATCTGTCCGGCGCGTTGGGCCTTCACCGTCAGCGCGTTGCGCACCAGTGACTTTGGTGAGAAATAACGCAGGTAATGGACCCAGGGTGAGGCTTGTTCGTAGACGTACGGGTCGACGTATTCACGGTTGAATACGGCTGTGGGGACGCGCCAGCAGCCGGCGAAATCCTGCGGGTCGGCAATCATCACCACACTGCGAATGTTGGGCTCGCGGTCGAGCAGCCAATGGCCTACATAGGTGGACTGATTGGCGAAAAGCCCGCAAAACGCGCCGTTCATAGGTTGAACCTCTGGCAGAGCCTGGGTCAGTACATTGCCGTCCACGTGGCGCCAGGCCACGGATGAGCCAATGATTAGCAGGTTTGGCGATTGGATCGGATTCTCGCGCAGGAAGCTGAGTTTCTCGTCGGCGCACGAGATATTCGAGAACGCGGGCGGGGGCAGGTTGCCGGTGCGCTCCAGCGCGAACAGCGTCAGGCAGAACAGCGCCAAGGCACCGAACATGCCAACGAACAAGGACAACAAATACCGCGAACGCACTTGGCCCGGCGCGCTGGCCGTGCGTGCTTTTCCGTTTTCGGCAGTGCTCCCGTCCCTGGGGAATTCAGCGGTATGGACCATGGCTATTTTCCTTTGAGTTTGGCGCTAATGACTTGGGCGAAATGGCCGACGTTGCGCAGCGACTCCAACTCCGCCGTCCGAAACTTGATACCGAAGCGTTGTTCCGCGGCCACGGTGAGCATCACGTGGGTCTGGCTGTCCCAGCCGTCTATGTCATTGGCGGTCATCGCCGGTGAGAGGACGATGCTGTCGTCATCGAATACGTCGTGAAAAACCGGGGTGAGTGCCTTGAGTACGTCTGCTTCGGTCATGCTGTGATCTCGATGAAATGATGAGGACTGCGGGTGGAGCGAAGGTTGTAGCGCCAGAAGGTCGCCTCCGATGAGGCACCATCGGGTGCGCGATACTGATCGAAGCCCAGTCGCGGAAAATGCTCGGCGACCATGCCGTTGCGTTCGGTGGGGCGGTACTCGCCGATCAGGGCGCTGTAACCTGCCGCGACAGCTGTTTTGGCGAGCACCTCGAGCACCGCTGTCTCGACTTGCCTCCCGAGTACGCGGCAGCTCATCAGCCAGCTGTCGATCAGCAACTCATCGGCGGCGATAGCCTCATCGGGGCGCGCCAGTACCACGCTGATCAGGCCGTTGTCGCCGAACTTGTCGGCCAGCCGGATGGCCAACGCCACCGAGCATGGATCACTGGCGATGCGCTCGACTTCGGCCTCGCTGTAACGGCGCGTGGTGAGGTTGAACTGGTTGGTCTTGTTGATCAGTTGGGTGCTGCGGGCCAGCTCGGCGGCGCCGATGGGCGTTGCGGTCAGCACCATCTCCAGGCCGCGCAGGTAACCATCCATATCGGTGGCCTGGCTCATGGCGGCCTTGCGCTCAGCGTTCAACGCATAGTTGCGCCCGCGTGTGGCGTCGTCCGAGGTGAAAGACACGGCTTCGAAGTAACCGGCGGCTGCGACACGCGCGGGGTAATCGGCCACGTCTTCCGGTAGTTCCGGCACCGCGACCTCCGGCAGCTCGCGCCGCACGATGTCGCGCTCGGCTGGGTTGTCATCGACGAAGACCAAGCTGTCCAGGCCGATATCCAGCATCGAGGCGATACGCCGCAGATTGCCGGCCTTGTCTTCCCAATTCGCCATAAAGGCTGCGATATCGCTGCGCTTTATCGCCATTTCCGGGTGATTGAACGCCGCTTCGGCGACGCTCAGATCGTTCTTGCTGCACACGGCAAGAATGATGCCGCGGCGAGCCAGCAGCGCCGCGTAGCGCTGAAAGGCCAGAAAGGCTTCGCCGGAAGGCGAGCCTTGGCCGAGGTGGATGCCATCTACGCCATCGTCACCGACCACGCCGCCCCACAGGGTGTTATCCAAGTCCAGTACCAGGCACTTACGCGACAGGCCAACGCTCGCCGCCGCAATCCGCGCCAGCTGATCGCCATACAGCGGAGCCAGGTTGGGGCTGACCAGCTGCTTGGCCTGATGCCAGCGCACGGGCTCGGCGAGGCCGTCGCCGTAGCTGCCACGTGCCGCTTCCCAGGCGAGGTCCATCAGCAGCACGCCGTCTTCGCGCGCGGCACTGCGGATGGCCGCATTGAGCCGATCGATCAGCGCATAGGGCGAGGCCGGCACCAGCGCCTCGAATGACCCGAAGACCGACGGATCGGCCGGCACGATGGTCTGCTGCACGACTTGCGCCGCGTAGCGCTCGCGTGCTCGACGCCAGAGCAGACGCAGCTCGTCGACTCGCTCGGCAACTGCTGTATCGACTTCCGCCTGCGAGGCTTCCAGCGGCAGCTGCAGCGGCGCGTCTCGGGCGTCGAGCGCCAGCACCACGATCTGCGGCGCAAAGGCGGCGAGCTCCGCATCGTCCATCAGCAGGGCCTGGCGGTACATGCCATACGGCGCGATATACATGGAGATTGCCAGCCGGCGCTCCAAGCCAGCGACACGAATCGCTGGCGCCAAGTGATCCACCGTATGTGATGAGAGCAGGGCGATGCGCAATGGCCGCAGCCCTGATGTGGGCGTCTCATCACTGATGACGGCGCGAAGACCTTCGCTTGCCAGCCGGTCCAGGCGTGTCGTCTGGGTGAAGTCCCGGCGATAGCCGGCCAGTCGTCTCGCTTCGTTGAGCCGCGCAAAGGGGTCGGGTTCGCGCTTGGCGTCGCTGATGGCGGTGCCAAGGTCGGAATGTTGAGGTAGCCAGAGCAGCTGATCCATTAGCCGTTCACCCCTAGAAAGTTAGAACTGGAAGTAGAGGAACTCGGTCGGCGCCACAGAGAACGCGACGGCCAATGCAAAGAAACCAAGCACGCCAACGGCTAAGCCGATCACCGGCGTCGGGCTCCACATGCCAATCGGCAACCAGCGCAGCAGCCAGCTCTCACGCGGCTGGGCGTCCAGCGCGGTGCGAAAGCCCGCCATCCACTGCTGCACGTTGGGCATGATCCATACAAAGGCAAGCAGCACGGCCACGGTGAAGTAATCGGACTTGTCGAACTCCGTGCTGTATTCACTCAAGCCAACCATGCCCGACAGCATTGCCATGGCCGCGGTCACGCTGCTGGCGCGGAAGAACACCATCGCCACGACCACACAGAGGAAGGTCAAGAGGACGGCGCTGGCGTGGTGCCAGAGCTTGTTGCTGTCGAGCGGCAGGCCGTGGCGGGCCTTGTAGGCACGGAAGCCGTGGACGACGACCAGGTAGAACCCATGCAGCAGGCCGAACACCACGAACTGCCAGCCGGCGCCGTGCCAGACGCCAGAAATGAACATGGTCAACACGGTGGGGTAGGCGATCAGCACAACAAAGGTGCCCAGGCTCATCTTGCCCCGCCGGGGTAACGGCTTGCCGGCGGCCATTCGCGAGCGGGTGATGCGTATGACGATGGGGTTGTAGATATAGGCGGTGAGAAAGCGGGTCAGCGTCATGTGCCAGCGCGACCAATAGTCAATCACGTTGTGCGCCTTGAACGGGCTGTTGAAATTCACCGGCAAGCGCAAGCCGAACAGCAATCCCAGGCCGATGGCCATGTCGCTGTAGCCGGAAAAGTCGAAGTAAATCTGCAGCGTATAACTGAGCGCTCCGTACCAGGCGTCGTATAGCGAAGGCACCGTGCCATCCGCGGCGATCGCGAAAATCGGCGAGGCGTTTTCTCCCAGCGGGTCCGCAAGGATCACCTTTTTGAACAGGCCGAGCACGAAGACTGTCAGCCCCAGCGAAATATTGTCGATCCGTGGGCGAAAGGTGCTGCTGTCGTTGAACTGCTTGAGCATCTCGCCGTGGTGGGTGATGGGACCGGCGATCAGCTGGGGGAAGAAGCTGATGAACAGGCAGTAATTGACGAAGTCATGCTCAGCGACCTCGCCATCGTGCGCGTCGACCAGGTAGGCGATTTGCTGGAAGGTAAAGAATGAGATCGCCAGCGGCAGGATGATGTCGCCCACCGACCACCCGAGGCCAAAGGCGCTGTCCAGCGTGCCGAAGAGAAAGCCTGTGTACTTGTAGTAACCCAACAACGCGACGTTGGCGGCGACGCCGAGCACAAGCAGTAGCCGCGACGGCCGGCGCATCAAATATCCGCCGAGCAGGTAGTTGACGACCATGCTGCCAACCAGCAGCGGCACGTAAGCGGGATTCCACCAGCCGTAGAATACCAGCGACGCCAGCGTCAGCCAGATGGCGGCGTACCGTTGCCTACCTGTACCCGCGAGAAGAAAGAAGCCTAGGAAAACAACCGGAAGAAACCCGGCTATGAACACCGCGGAGTTGAAGAGCATAGTCCTTTCCCCATCCCTGACATCCATTGCCGTCCTTAAGACTCAGGACGGCGTCTA from the Stutzerimonas stutzeri genome contains:
- the hmgA gene encoding homogentisate 1,2-dioxygenase; amino-acid sequence: MQPLPQSGETSRYLSGFGNEFSSEALPGALPVGQNSPQKVPYGLYTELLSGTAFTVPRSEARRSWLYRIRPSANHGQYQRLDRQFSSELGPVTPNRLRWNPEPFPETATDFLDGLTCVAANAEPAQPTGASIYRYAANVSMERVFFNADGELLIVPQQGALNLVTELGVLEVAPLEIAVIPRGMRFRVELLEATARGYLCENHGCALRLPDLGPIGSNGLANPRDFLSPVAHFEERDEPVQLVQKFLGELWATELDHSPLDVVAWHGNNVPYKYDLRRFNTIGTVSFDHPDPSIFTVLTSPSAIHGMANIDFVIFPPRWMVAENTFRPPWFHRNLMNEFMGLIDGAYDAKADGFSPGGASLHNCMSAHGPDHVSTEQAIYAELKPHKIDNTMAFMFETGQVLRPTRQALESPQLQSDYDSCWAGLGKTFKNEK
- the fahA gene encoding fumarylacetoacetase translates to MTAQTELLSWVESANGHSDFPLANLPLGVFSPDGGEPHGGVAIGDFIFDVRAACDAGLFDGQALDAAKAASGGSLNAFFALGASARKALRRALLELLGEGSAQRERLEGMGESLLLPMSQCQMHLPAKVGDYTDFYVGIHHANNVGKLFRPDNPLLPNYKYVPIAYHGRASTIDVSGVTVKRPNGQTLPPGATEPSFGPSKRLDYELELGIWIGQGNARGESISIGEASSHVAGFCLLNDWSARDLQAWEYQPLGPFLSKSFATTVSPWVVTPEALEPFRCAQPARPEGDPQPLPYLHDQRDQEQGALDIELEVLLLTETMRAKGLPPQRIALSSTRNMYWTVAQMVAHHSVNGCSLQPGDLFGSGTLSGPSADSLGSLLEITQGGKQPLELPSGETRTFLEDGDEIILKARCRHEGHASIGFGECRGRVLPASR
- a CDS encoding acyl carrier protein, coding for MTEADVLKALTPVFHDVFDDDSIVLSPAMTANDIDGWDSQTHVMLTVAAEQRFGIKFRTAELESLRNVGHFAQVISAKLKGK
- a CDS encoding HAD-IIIC family phosphatase; its protein translation is MDQLLWLPQHSDLGTAISDAKREPDPFARLNEARRLAGYRRDFTQTTRLDRLASEGLRAVISDETPTSGLRPLRIALLSSHTVDHLAPAIRVAGLERRLAISMYIAPYGMYRQALLMDDAELAAFAPQIVVLALDARDAPLQLPLEASQAEVDTAVAERVDELRLLWRRARERYAAQVVQQTIVPADPSVFGSFEALVPASPYALIDRLNAAIRSAAREDGVLLMDLAWEAARGSYGDGLAEPVRWHQAKQLVSPNLAPLYGDQLARIAAASVGLSRKCLVLDLDNTLWGGVVGDDGVDGIHLGQGSPSGEAFLAFQRYAALLARRGIILAVCSKNDLSVAEAAFNHPEMAIKRSDIAAFMANWEDKAGNLRRIASMLDIGLDSLVFVDDNPAERDIVRRELPEVAVPELPEDVADYPARVAAAGYFEAVSFTSDDATRGRNYALNAERKAAMSQATDMDGYLRGLEMVLTATPIGAAELARSTQLINKTNQFNLTTRRYSEAEVERIASDPCSVALAIRLADKFGDNGLISVVLARPDEAIAADELLIDSWLMSCRVLGRQVETAVLEVLAKTAVAAGYSALIGEYRPTERNGMVAEHFPRLGFDQYRAPDGASSEATFWRYNLRSTRSPHHFIEITA
- a CDS encoding MBOAT family O-acyltransferase, with protein sequence MLFNSAVFIAGFLPVVFLGFFLLAGTGRQRYAAIWLTLASLVFYGWWNPAYVPLLVGSMVVNYLLGGYLMRRPSRLLLVLGVAANVALLGYYKYTGFLFGTLDSAFGLGWSVGDIILPLAISFFTFQQIAYLVDAHDGEVAEHDFVNYCLFISFFPQLIAGPITHHGEMLKQFNDSSTFRPRIDNISLGLTVFVLGLFKKVILADPLGENASPIFAIAADGTVPSLYDAWYGALSYTLQIYFDFSGYSDMAIGLGLLFGLRLPVNFNSPFKAHNVIDYWSRWHMTLTRFLTAYIYNPIVIRITRSRMAAGKPLPRRGKMSLGTFVVLIAYPTVLTMFISGVWHGAGWQFVVFGLLHGFYLVVVHGFRAYKARHGLPLDSNKLWHHASAVLLTFLCVVVAMVFFRASSVTAAMAMLSGMVGLSEYSTEFDKSDYFTVAVLLAFVWIMPNVQQWMAGFRTALDAQPRESWLLRWLPIGMWSPTPVIGLAVGVLGFFALAVAFSVAPTEFLYFQF